From Miscanthus floridulus cultivar M001 chromosome 15, ASM1932011v1, whole genome shotgun sequence, the proteins below share one genomic window:
- the LOC136508144 gene encoding uncharacterized protein: MISTCKITKAGIGGPLVDFNGNFLGMNFCGEEETPFLPRNVILECLGQFETRGIMAAENIKPSPSRWPLHKPYWVYPTTEEPDLWKLLELPLVTLDSSSLQCDN, translated from the exons ATGATCTCCACCTGTAAAATCACTAAG gCTGGGATTGGAGGGCCCCTTGTTGATTTCAATGGTAACTTCCTTGGCATGAACTTCTGTGGCGAGGAAGAAACCCCATTCCTGCCTAGAAATGTAATTCTTGAATGCCTCGGGCAATTTGAGACAAGAGG GATCATGGCTGCTGAAAACATCAAGCCTAGTCCAAGCAG ATGGCCACTGCACAAACCCTATTGGGTTTACCCAACCACAGAGGAGCCTGACCTATGGAAACTTTTAGAATTGCCTCTGGTGACCTTGGACTCTTCGAGTCTGCAATGCGATAACTGA
- the LOC136508142 gene encoding uncharacterized protein translates to MTKLSRPTAAAADHRDLPAQVQHSFHQGHGLKLVPNDDGVKFKCDGCKLPGTGARYECERGAAACNLDLHISCALAPALREIGGHWFVLLHEPLPGEDQTFCDACGGDATGFVYHCPDLEHDVHPCCAGLPETFDLAGLSFELRMKDDVPQRRCALCTEKTKCKWGCRRCGVNRKCWSYRSFGRGDDDDVFLHVACARDAFDDCFTKANVSLGKAMAARASETGSVVVDASRVVYHRDQDMVPVEASVLRALLKGQGRGHRGRGGGALERSLRVLGFIVRVVIGVIFGDPTAMIVAVGQLLISGG, encoded by the coding sequence ATGACGAAGCTCAGCCGCCCCACCGCCGCAGCCGCCGACCACCGTGACCTTCCCGCCCAAGTCCAGCACTCGTTCCACCAGGGGCACGGCCTGAAGCTTGTCCCCAACGACGACGGCGTCAAGTTCAAGTGCGACGGCTGCAAGCTGCCCGGCACCGGCGCGAGGTACGAGTGCGAGCGCGGCGCCGCGGCATGCAACCTGGACCTCCACATCAGCTGCGCGCTGGCGCCTGCGCTGCGGGAGATCGGGGGCCACTGGTTCGTGCTCCTCCACGAGCCCCTCCCCGGCGAGGACCAGACGTTCTGCGACGCGTGCGGTGGCGACGCGACCGGGTTCGTCTACCACTGCCCCGACCTCGAACACGACGTGCACCCGTGCTGCGCGGGCCTGCCGGAGACCTTCGACCTGGCCGGCCTCTCCTTCGAGCTTCGCATGAAGGACGACGTGCCCCAGCGCCGCTGCGCCCTCTGCACCGAGAAGACCAAGTGCAAGTGGGGCTGCCGCCGCTGCGGCGTAAACCGCAAGTGCTGGTCCTACCGCTCCTTCGGGcgtggcgacgacgacgacgtgttcCTGCACGTGGCCTGCGCCAGGGACGCTTTCGACGACTGCTTCACCAAAGCCAACGTGTCCCTGGGCAAGGCCATGGCGGCGCGCGCCTCTGAGACTGGGAGCGTCGTCGTCGACGCCTCCCGCGTCGTCTACCACCGCGATCAGGACATGGTTCCGGTGGAGGCCTCGGTTCTGAGGGCGCTGCTCAAAGGGCAAGGGCGGGGCCACAGGGGTCGCGGCGGCGGAGCGTTGGAGCGCTCGCTCAGGGTCCTCGGCTTCATCGTACGCGTCGTCATCGGCGTCATCTTTGGGGACCCCACCGCCATGATCGTGGCGGTCGGCCAGCTGCTCATCTCCGGCGGGTAG